ACGAAGCTCCTCAAGGTGATCCACCAGGGACATTTCCACATCATTGGGTGGAAGCTGCTCAGGTTGAGGTTTCACCCGAATCGGTTCGGGAGCGGGAAGCACTGTTTTCTCGTTCTGCTCGGGAGGGATCAGTCCGACTGCTGGTGGGTGAGTTCAGGCTAAGAGCTTGCCGGCGATCAGTCGCTGTCTTGCTCGATCTGGCTCGGCCCAGACCACCTCACCCTCTTTGTGTTGCACCGTTCCAAGAGCTGCACCTGCAATGCGTTGGAGATGCTCCACAGGGGCTCTGACGACAGCAACCCGGCGATTACCACGCGCGCGGCTAAACCACGCAGCGAGGTCAGCAGCAAGGGTGACATCATCTTCGTCCGCAAAACCAGCCGATGCCTTCAACACAACGTGACTACCCGGACATTCCTGGGCATGGAACCAAAGGTCACCAGGTCGTGCCCGCCGGAGACTGATCCAGTCGTTTTGACGATGATTTCGCCCCACTTGAATCAACAATCCCGCCGGGCTATGGATTTCGAGGGGCTGAGGGTCCACGCGACGGGATCCCTGACGACGGCGGCGACGAAGCCGTTTTGGAGCCAACAGATCATCCAACTCTTCTCGCAAGTCCAGAAGGCTTTTCGTGCGCGCCTTTAACCCATCCCAATCAGCACCAATCAGCTCTTCCAGAAAGCTTTCACTGCCCTCAAGTAACACCAGCCGACTTTGATGATGCTGCAGCCGTTCTTCAAGAGCCGGCACAGCTCGTCTCAGTTTTCGTGCTCTGCCATACAACTTCTGCGCGCGATCGATTGTTTCCCGATTCGGACTCACCTGACACAGCAACGAATCTCCCTGCTGTTGCAAATCATCGGCACCGTGGGTCTCCTCCAAGCCAGCTCTCTGGTCAGCCAATAGGGCCTCCTCACGAGTCCTTAACTGCTTGAGCTGCTTTTGCAAATCCTGAGTGGCACGATTCAACTCCTGATGTTGAAGAACAGTGGCGTAGTACTGACCCAAACGCAGGCTTAGGGGCTGCCCAGGTTCTGGAAGATCCGCCAACGACTCCCCTTCAGATGCCGATGAAGGATTCCAAACGCGATAGGAGTTAGGCCCATCAAATTGCAGCTCAAAACTGTCGGTCTCAAGCGCTTTCAACCAGCACTGCCAACGCTGGTGCAACACCTGCCAGTCCTGGTCGCTTAGCTCATGAACGCTTGTTGCTAATCGCGCTCTGGCAGCGTCTTCATGCTCGCCAGCAAGATGCTTCGCCAGCACCGGACTGATGCCCTGGTAGGCACTGCGCAGGGCCTTCTCCAGGCTTAGCGGCAACAGTTCCAAGCGCTCTCTCCAGCGCTGCTCAGGCTCATCGAGTCGAGGAGCGATGCCTTGAAGGGCTGGGGGAGCGCTGTAGACATCTCCCGTACCAATCGGTCTCACTCTCGACTGGTGCATGCGGACCTGGCGTGCGATCGCAGTGATGCGTTGTCGGTCATCGAGTAACAACAAATTGCTATGACGCCCCATCAGTTCGAGCACCAAGGTGCGCTGGGGAGGCTGTCCAGGTCGAGGCGCCAACTGAAATTGCACAACCCGTTCAAAACCTTCCTGGCTGAGCTCCGAAAGCGCAAGTTGGCGGAGTCCATGCTGAATTTGTTGCGCCAACGTGCTTCCTGCACCCTGCTTGGGTGGCGCGGAGATTTCAACCAGTCTGGGAACTTCTGCTTTCCAGCTCAGCTCCAACCAAATCATGCCTCGCAGAGTGCGAAATCCGAGCTGAAGCGTCTGAGGATCGGGCTGTTGAGCTTTCTCAAACCGGCTGGGTATTAATCGGGCACGTAAATCCGCCAGCACAGCCTTCAGGCTGGTGAGATCCATCACTTGCGGACTTTGGCTGGCCATGAATTGCCTGAGAAGCAGGCTGAATAGGAAGCCTTCCTACCCTGCGATGCAGTCTCAAGCAACGTATGGCTCCTGATGGATCAATCGCCAGGCCCACGGTGCTCACCGGGCCGAGCGGCGTCGGTAAGGGCACCTTGGTCGCCCGCCTGAGAGAGCGTCATCCAGAGATATGGCTCTCCGTGTCGGCCACCACACGTGCTCCACGCAGTGGAGAAATCGATGGAATTCACTATTTTTTTCACTCCAAAGAACGGTTCAACAAACTCGTTCAAAGCGGTGGCTTGCTGGAGTGGGCTGAATTCGCTGGAAACTGCTACGGAACACCTAGAGAACCCGTAAGTGAACGCGTCGCGAATGGCATTCCCGTG
The Synechococcus sp. CC9311 DNA segment above includes these coding regions:
- a CDS encoding NFACT family protein; the encoded protein is MASQSPQVMDLTSLKAVLADLRARLIPSRFEKAQQPDPQTLQLGFRTLRGMIWLELSWKAEVPRLVEISAPPKQGAGSTLAQQIQHGLRQLALSELSQEGFERVVQFQLAPRPGQPPQRTLVLELMGRHSNLLLLDDRQRITAIARQVRMHQSRVRPIGTGDVYSAPPALQGIAPRLDEPEQRWRERLELLPLSLEKALRSAYQGISPVLAKHLAGEHEDAARARLATSVHELSDQDWQVLHQRWQCWLKALETDSFELQFDGPNSYRVWNPSSASEGESLADLPEPGQPLSLRLGQYYATVLQHQELNRATQDLQKQLKQLRTREEALLADQRAGLEETHGADDLQQQGDSLLCQVSPNRETIDRAQKLYGRARKLRRAVPALEERLQHHQSRLVLLEGSESFLEELIGADWDGLKARTKSLLDLREELDDLLAPKRLRRRRRQGSRRVDPQPLEIHSPAGLLIQVGRNHRQNDWISLRRARPGDLWFHAQECPGSHVVLKASAGFADEDDVTLAADLAAWFSRARGNRRVAVVRAPVEHLQRIAGAALGTVQHKEGEVVWAEPDRARQRLIAGKLLA
- the gmk gene encoding guanylate kinase, coding for MAPDGSIARPTVLTGPSGVGKGTLVARLRERHPEIWLSVSATTRAPRSGEIDGIHYFFHSKERFNKLVQSGGLLEWAEFAGNCYGTPREPVSERVANGIPVLLEIELEGARQVRKSLPEAIQIFLAPPSVEELEKRIRGRGTEAEEAIQRRLKRAQEELEAQTEFDAVIVNDDLETALAELEKQMNLTIS